CTTTCCACTGGCACTGCGTCCACGTATTTCAGCCATTCAACTTTGCAGGATAATGTGACGTTACGGTGCCAGATCAGGGACGGATTACAAAGCTTCCCAATGCTTATCTCAATCTATCTTCATATCATGCTGCGTTTGCTGTGCCTTTGACATGGGTAGGGGGAAGTTGTGTCAGCACATTTAAATGATGCACATCCTGGAGAAGAGGGGCGTTGAGCAGAGCTGAGGACTCCACCCCCGGCACTGAACATAATGGTACAGGAATGactacatttaattaagatcTCAGGAAATTGAGGTCGGAGAGTCTTCCCTTTTAAGGATCCCTGACAAAGACATTTTAATCCAAAGTGCTTTTGGCTAATTAAGAATTTGATCACGAAAAGATCTTCTGAAAATTAAGTAAGAAATGACATGAACCCTCAAATCCCTCAAGTCCCCAGATGGGGATGTTGATAAGAGAATGCAAGTACAAGCAAAATAGGCTTAGGGCTTATAAACAAGATTTTAAGTCTGTTAATTATAGTACTGTTTTGTTCATTCTTCCCATCTTTCTTTTGTTCGCAGGGCTCTAGAGTTGAACAAACTCAGACATCGCCAGAAGAGCTGTTGACAATTTCCCCCCAGCTCTTTTCACTAGGATAGAGTTCTGTTTGCAGGGCTCCACTTTATCTGCACCCCTTTATAACGCCACAATGCCACTGAACGCCTCAGCAAACAACACTGATGACCAATTCACTGAGATCAACCTTTCTGACATCCTCGGCCCAAAGCGATCGCCCTTTTTCTTCCCAGTTACAACAGTTTACCTTCTGATCTTTCTCACTGGTTTGTCTGGAAATCTCCTCACATGTGCGGTGATAGCAAAGCACAAGAGAATGCGGAACCCCACCAACCTTTACCTGGTGAGCCTGGCGGTGTCGGACCTGCTCGTGCTAATGTTTGGGATGCCCTTGGAGATTTACGACCTGTGGCAGAACTACCCGTTCCCCTTCGGCGAGGGCGGCTGCTACTTCAAGACCTTCCTCTTCGAGACGGTCTGCTTTGCCTCCATCCTCAACGTCACCGCGCTGAGCGTGGAGCGCTACATTGCCGTCGTGCATCCGCTCAAGACACGTTACCTGTCGACCAACCAGCACGCCAGACGCGTCATCACCGTCGTATGGGCCGTGTCAATGATATGTGCCATCCCCAACACCTCATTGCATGGCATCTTCTACTTGCCAGAGAGAATGGAGGAGTCAGCCATCTGTACTGTCCTCAAGCCGCTGTGGATCTACAACTTGGTGATGCAGATCACAACTGTGTGCTTCTACTTTATACCCATGATGATTATTAGTATCCTGTACTTAGTGATGGGCATTCATTTGGGCAGAGAAAGGAGGCATGCCAGGAGGAACCTGGGAAAGAACTTCTGTAGCAGCAGTCGAAAGAATATCAGCATAGAGAACGGGCGAAGGAGACAAGTCATCAAGATGCTCTGTGAGTAATGAGCACACAATTATCAATACGGTCTGTGTGGATCATTAGTCTTGATTTTGCACTTCTTTATTCCACACATTCCCCTGATCCCAGAATGCCACGTCAATAATTCAAAAGATATGTTGCCATAAACTAACAACAGCTGATGCAGAGGTCAAGAAGTCAAGAAATTAATTCCCACCACGACAACATGTAGACAGCACATCAAAACATTTCCCGACAAATTTCCTCATTTATGATTTTGTAAAGTGTTTTCTAACAAGTTGATGAGAATCATTTGGGAAAAGCTGATGATGAATAATTCCACAACCTACCACTTTCTTATGTTTTAATAAGgctaggcaagtttatttgtataagaaaagaggtaaaataataaaaagcgcaagttgttaaaaagtaagggcagtagagtacagcaggtaagtatttaatttaagagtacgcttcagtaaacagtaatgatttaggcctgatttaaaggagctgacagttggagcagacctcaggtctacaggaagtttgttccaccggtgaggagcagaata
This genomic window from Cololabis saira isolate AMF1-May2022 chromosome 8, fColSai1.1, whole genome shotgun sequence contains:
- the nmur3 gene encoding neuromedin-U receptor 2, with product MTTHRVRIEFCLQGSTLSAPLYNATMPLNASANNTDDQFTEINLSDILGPKRSPFFFPVTTVYLLIFLTGLSGNLLTCAVIAKHKRMRNPTNLYLVSLAVSDLLVLMFGMPLEIYDLWQNYPFPFGEGGCYFKTFLFETVCFASILNVTALSVERYIAVVHPLKTRYLSTNQHARRVITVVWAVSMICAIPNTSLHGIFYLPERMEESAICTVLKPLWIYNLVMQITTVCFYFIPMMIISILYLVMGIHLGRERRHARRNLGKNFCSSSRKNISIENGRRRQVIKMLSIVVAVFGVCWAPFHIERILWSSVSHWTDLMHNIYQYVHILSGILFYLSSAVNPIIYSLLSTRFRECFRELVCSHSEDNTSVRDSPPFPRFNCAISNSSHQMERKDSNSFTPFLSPNVSSIDSTVLECACKEAAYKTSEL